In the Triticum aestivum cultivar Chinese Spring chromosome 2B, IWGSC CS RefSeq v2.1, whole genome shotgun sequence genome, aacagaaATGTTGTGTGTGCTTAGGTATCAAGAACATGACCTCGTAGACGCTCGGAATAAAGATCAACCCACCACGGATGAGGATAAGGAAGCACGATGAAAGGAGTCATTGAaatgctacagcggccggacatctggCGCCCCGAGATGCAGACAACAACAGCAAGGCAACATTTGTAGTGCTACAAGATCCGGACATCTGGCATCgaccccccggacatccggccgagcCATGAAATTTTGGCTCGAGGGCATCAGTACCACGGCCAGCCTCcaggccgaacatccggtgtcTCTCATATAGCGTGACATCCGGCCCCCGGCCTGCACAACcaggccagaggcccatgtatcccccctcttcCTCTCTTCTCTCGTGgaagactatatatagacctcccctccatctagctagggttagcaaaggtttagctcatttgagattgAGTTTTGCTCGTCCACTAGCATTCTCCCATGGAGATCAAGGCCTCCATGTGAAaagatcccctagtggattcaagaccccttctagggaagaTCCTCTTGGATATCATGCCCTCAATTACTCTAAGGATTGGGATGAGCTAGTTTATCTTTTGCCTTCTTCTGTTGGATTTGAACCCTTGTATCCCTTATGTGTTGATGGAAAtactgccctagaggcaataataaagtggttattattatatttccttaatcatgataaaggtttattattcatgctagaattgtattgaccgaaaacttaaatacatgtgtggatacataaacaaataccgtgtccctagtgagcctctactagactagctcgttgatcaaaagatggttaaggtgtcctaaccatagacatgtgttgtcacttgataacggaatcacatcattaggataatgatgtgatgaacaagacccatccgttagcttggcataatgatcgttcagtttattgctattgctttcttcatgtcaaatacatattccttcgactatgagattatgcaactcccgaataccagaggaatgccttgtgtgctatcaaacatcacgacgtaactggatgatcataaagatgctctacaggtatctccgaaggtgtttgttgagttggcatagatcaagattaggatttgtcactctgagtatcggagatgtatctctgggccctctctgtaatacacatcataagaagccttgcaagcaaatgactaatgagttagttatgagatgttgtattacggaacgagtaaagagacttccggtaataagattaaactaggtatagagataccgacgatcgaatctggggcaagtaacatactgatggacaaaggaaattatgtatgttgtcataacgattcgaccgataaagatcttcatagaatatgtaggagccaatataggcatccaggttccgctattggttattgaccggagaggtgtcttagtcatgtctacatagttctcgaacccgtaagatccgcacgcttaacgttcgttgacgatatagtgttatatgagttatatcatttggtgaccgaatgttgttcggagtcccggatgagatcgcggacatgacgaggagacgGGAGAGGAGCGAAAAGGTTGATCTGGGTGAGGGTTTGACTATGGTTCGTTTGAGCAGGTGGGTTTTTTGTGAGAGCAATGGAAGAGGGGGTCGTGCGGACCATAGTGAGCCAGCCGACGTGGCGGCAGTGCCCGGGCGTGCCCAGGCCTCCCCATATCCGCCTCATATGGGCTGGATATGGGGTTGCCGAACAACCAGGGTGTTTGGGCTGGTTTTGTGAAAACCCGGTTGGATGACAATATTTAGTTGGGCAATGGCAGCTGGCCCGGACCTTTGGGGCCAATTTGAGGGCTCTGGTTGTATATGCTCTTATTTACACGTCACACCAAACGTACCTTTGGAACTAATAATCGACTTTCAAACTCTCCTACTATTTATTTGCTTAATATTGTCAAACACGCTCTGAGATGAAGTTGTTTAAAAAGAAATCTTTTCATAGTAAAGCAGGCGCCCTAGCGTTTTTCTCTTAAAAAAAGGTGTTATTAAGAAATTGGGCCTTGGAGAATTACCGTATGCCTTGTCCTCTAATTCAGTGGAGCTCGCTGTGcactgtttaaagaaaaagaaaTCACCGGCGACGCGTTTTGCCTCCATTGCTTGAATGCTTGTAAGTTGTCCAAGCCGTGGATCGAGTATACTACGTTCCATTCGCAGAAATATaaaagtactactagtactagttgcCATTTGCGCATGTGCGTCTCCGCAATTTTGTATTGTGGCGACGGGCATACTATTGTGGGCAGAAGAGATGCCACTCATGCTGTATAGAGGTAATAGCATcccaggtaccctaacttgcacaCAATGTGATGATTTGGTCCTAAAGTTGCAAAACTAAACTAAACCATACCTCAACTTGCATCCAATGTGATGTTTTAGTCCCAGGCCAATCACAGCTCGCCAATTGGCTGGGCCGGTCAGCGCGCGGATTTTCTCACAAAACCCCCTGCGTTTCGTTGAATCAACCCGGCGAGCAGCAAGTAGAAGTAGTCGAGGTGCGCGCGGTTGAGGTTGTTGGAGAACCAGCTGGCGCCACCCTTCTTGGTGGCGCCGTCGATGGCGGAGATGAGGAAGCTGCTCAGGAAGTGGCCCACCCCGAAGATGCTGAGGAAGAAGGCCAGCCCCAGGCTGCGCAGCGCGTCGGGGACCTGGTCGTAGAAGAACTCCTGCAGCCCGATCATGGCGAACACGTCCGACAGCCCGAACAGCACGTACTGCGGCACCATCCACCACAGGCTCATCGGCAGCGCCGCCTTGGGGTCGTCCACGAGGCCGGCCTCCCTCGCTACGCCCAGCCGCCTCGCCTCCACCAGCGCCTCCACCACCATGGCCACTAGGGCGAGGACCAGCCCGGTGCCGATCCTCTGCAGCATGGTGATGCCCGAGGACAGGCGCGTGAACCGCCGCGCCGCCGGCACGAAGAGCCGGTCGTAGACTGggatgaaggtgatgatggtcaGGCTGATGAACGTCTGCAGCGCCGCCGGCGGCACGCGGAAGGTGGCGCCGATCCGCGGGTCCAGCGTCGTCGCCTGCTTCGTGAAGAAGGTTGACGACTGGGAGAAGATGACGGCGTAGATGATGCACGTCGCCCAGATGGAGAACAGCCGCAGCAGGCCCCGAACTTCCTCCCGGTGCTCCGCGTTGAACTCACCATCCTCGCCCGCGAGAGTACTGCTTGTCTAAACAACAGATCAACCACATTCAGAGTTAGCACTGTATGTAAGCCTGACAAGATCATACATTCAGAATTCTCATGGCCAAATTGCAGATTTCAAACGAAAAATGATGGATGATGAGTGATCATACTTGGCGCATTGGCTGGACTTGGAGCCTTTGAGGAGCGTGACGAAGGCCCTGGCGAGGCGGGCGAAGGGGCTGGACCGGGTGGAGGTGTAGTAGCGATACCGGCGGGTGCCGAGCAGGAACATGGCGAGCGCGAAGACCATGACGAGGCAGGGGATGCCGAAGCCGAGGCCCCAGCCGATGTTGTCCTGGATGTAGCTGGAGGccatggtggtggcggcggtgccgGAGCACATGCCGAagtaccaccagttgaagaaggAGCTCCGGGAGACGGACTCCTCGGGGTGGTGCTGGTCGAACTGGTCGGCGCCGAACGCCTGCGCCCACGGCTTGTGCCCGGCCTCCGCCAGCGCCACCAGGTAGAGCGAGACGTAGAAGATGGTCACCTGcaccggcgacggcgagcacgcgCCCGAGAGCGAGGTGAAGCTGGTGCACCCGTCCGAGTGGAACACCGGGAGCGCCGAGGACAGGGTCAGCATGCCCATGCTCTGCAATGGCAACCCGACTGTCAGTGGTCAGTCGGACGCACTTCTCTGTCAGTGGAAGTGCGCGGGCTTGATTGGGGGAGGGCGGACAGAAAGGGGTTCGTTCACGGAGCACTTTTTATGTCAAAAGGGGAATTTTTACGGGAGGGGAAAAGTGGGCTGACCACGACGAAGAGGACGGAGGCGAGCACGATGGTGCGGAACCGCCCGAGCCAGGCGTTGGCGACGCAGGCGACCAGCAGCGGCAACATCGTGACGACGCCGCTCCACGCGTTGAtcgccgcggcggcgccggcggtggaCTCCCCCAGCGGGCCCGTCAGGTAGCTGATGAAGTTGGCCGACACCCCGTGGTACGCGAACCGCTCCGCGATCTCCACACCTTCAATTCCAAACGACACAGAAAAGACCCAAATTAAGGCCACCCCTCGATCGATAATCATCCATGTACTGGATCGGGGGCCGGACGTACCGAGGACGAACATGGCGGCGGACCATCGGCCGGTGGAGGCGCGCGGGGCGGGGCCGCCGCGGAAGTCCACGACGCCGGGCACGGCGCCGTCGGTCCGGGGCAGGAGGAGGGCGCGTGTGGCGTCCATTCTTGTTCAGTTGGGTCTGGTCTGTTGCGTGTGCGTGCCGGCAAATCTTCAGTTGGAAGGGGCTGCACAAAGGATAATGCGACGGGGGTCGAGCCGGGCATCATATACCGTGGCGGCTGGCTGGGGTACAGTACGGGATCGGGGCAGCGCGCAGCACGACGGGCGGGCTCGGACAAGGAGGTACACGACACAGTGCCATCTGCCCTTTGCCCTTCGCTTTTCTCTCGTTTTTCTTCTGGGAATCTTCCGCTTGGTTGACTGCGGGTTGATTCAGCGAAACGGCAGGGGGTTTTGTGAGAAAATCCGcgcgctggccggcccagccactTGGCAGCCGAGCTGTGATTGGCCTGGGACTAAAACATCACATTTGGTGCAAGTTGAGGTATCGTTTGGTCTAGTTTTGCAACTTTGAGACTAAATCATCACATTAtgtgcaagttagggtacctggggtgctattacctcaTTATTCTAGAATGGCTAGGAGGCCAGGAGGAACATTCCTTTGGGGCTTCCTGGAATGTACTACTCCTTCTGTTTACCTTATCCGCTGTGTATCCACACTTCTCTCTTGAAACGAGGCTGTGTATCCACAATGGCAGTGACAGAATATTACTAGTACTAGAATAGAGTAGTACATGTTGAAAAAGAGGATCAGCTAGCAGAGATAGATGGATCATCATACGTACTAGGCAGCGAGGGAAAGAG is a window encoding:
- the LOC123044678 gene encoding protein NRT1/ PTR FAMILY 5.10-like isoform X1, whose amino-acid sequence is MDATRALLLPRTDGAVPGVVDFRGGPAPRASTGRWSAAMFVLGVEIAERFAYHGVSANFISYLTGPLGESTAGAAAAINAWSGVVTMLPLLVACVANAWLGRFRTIVLASVLFVVSMGMLTLSSALPVFHSDGCTSFTSLSGACSPSPVQVTIFYVSLYLVALAEAGHKPWAQAFGADQFDQHHPEESVSRSSFFNWWYFGMCSGTAATTMASSYIQDNIGWGLGFGIPCLVMVFALAMFLLGTRRYRYYTSTRSSPFARLARAFVTLLKGSKSSQCAKQAVLSRARMVSSTRSTGRKFGACCGCSPSGRRASSTPSSSPSRQPSSRSRRRRWTRGSAPPSACRRRRCRRSSA
- the LOC123044678 gene encoding protein NRT1/ PTR FAMILY 5.10-like isoform X2 encodes the protein MDATRALLLPRTDGAVPGVVDFRGGPAPRASTGRWSAAMFVLGVEIAERFAYHGVSANFISYLTGPLGESTAGAAAAINAWSGVVTMLPLLVACVANAWLGRFRTIVLASVLFVVSMGMLTLSSALPVFHSDGCTSFTSLSGACSPSPVQVTIFYVSLYLVALAEAGHKPWAQAFGADQFDQHHPEESVSRSSFFNWWYFGMCSGTAATTMASSYIQDNIGWGLGFGIPCLVMVFALAMFLLGTRRYRYYTSTRSSPFARLARAFVTLLKGSKSSQCANTLAGEDGEFNAEHREEVRGLLRLFSIWATCIIYAVIFSQSSTFFTKQATTLDPRIGATFRVPPAALQTFISLTIITFIPVYDRLFVPAARRFTRLSSGITMLQRIGTGLVLALVAMVVEALVEARRLGVAREAGLVDDPKAALPMSLWWMVPQYVLFGLSDVFAMIGLQEFFYDQVPDALRSLGLAFFLSIFGVGHFLSSFLISAIDGATKKGGASWFSNNLNRAHLDYFYLLLAGLIQRNAGGFVRKSAR